AGGCCGAAGTCGTAGGCACCGTCAGGGTCGCCCGGCACCTGCTCGCCACGCGGGCTGGTGTCCGGGGCGACGATGATCAGCCCAAGCTCGGCGGCCAGGCGCTGGGCGCCGGCCTTTTGCATGAAGTTCTCGTCGGTGCAGGTCAGGCCGCTGAGCCAGTACAGCACCGGCAACTGCTCGCCCTGCTCGGCCTGGGGCGGCAGGTACACGGCGAACACCATGTCGCAGTCAAGCACCTTGGAGCTGTGCCGGTAGCGCTTGTGCCAGCCGCCGAAGCTCTTCTGGCAGGAGATGTTTTCCAGCGTCATGGCAGGGCCTCAGAAGTGGATAACGCTACGAATGCTCTTGCCTTCGTGCATCAGGTCGAAGGCCTTGTTGATGTCTTCCAGGCCCATGGTATGGGTGATGAAGGTATCCAGCGGGATCTCGCCTTTCTCGGACATCTCGACATAGCTCGGCAGCTCGCTGCGGCCACGCACGCCGCCGAACGCCGAACCGCGCCAGACGCGCCCTGTGACCAGCTGGAACGGACGGGTGGCGATTTCCTGGCCGGCGCCGGCCACACCGATGATCACCGATTCGCCCCAGCCCTTGTGGCAGCACTCCAGCGCGGCGCGCATCAGCTGTACGTTGCCGATGCACTCGAAGGAGAAGTCCACGCCGCCGTCGGTGAGGTCGACGATGACTTCCTGGATCGGACGGTCGTAGTCCTTGGGGTTGATGCAATCGGTGGCGCCCAGCTGGCGGGCGATCTCGAACTTGGCCGGGTTGATGTCGATGGCGATGATCCGCGACGCCTTGGCCTTGACCGCGCCAATCACTGCCGACAGGCCGATGCCGCCCAGGCCGAAGATGGCCACGGTATCGCCGGGCTTGACCTTGGCAGTGTTGAGCACCGCGCCGATTCCGGTGGTCACGCCACAGCCGAGCAGGCAGACCTTCTCCAGCGGCGCGTCCTTCTGGATCTTGGCCACGGAAATTTCCGGCAGCACGGTGTACTCGGAGAAGGTCGAGGTGCCCATGTAGTGGAACAGCTGCTGGCCCTTGTAGCTGAAGCGGGTGGTGCCGTCGGGCATCAGGCCCTTGCCCTGGGTGGCGCGAATGGCCTGGCACAGGTTGGTCTTGCCAGACAGGCAGAATTTGCACTTGCCGCACTCGGGGGTGTACAGCGGGATCACATGATCGCCCACGGCAACCGAGGTGACGCCCTCGCCCACCGCCTCGACGATCGCCCCGCCTTCATGGCCGAGGATCGACGGGAAGATGCCTTCCGGGTCGGCGCCAGACAGGGTGTAGGCGTCGGTATGGCAGACACCGGAGGCGACGACGCGCAGCAGCACCTCGCCCGCCTTGGGCATGGCCACGTCGACTTCGACGATTTCCAGGGGTTTCTTCGCCTCGAAGGCAACAGCGGCGCGGGACTTGATCATCAAGGGTCTCCAGACTGAGTGTCGATTGCAGTCTTGCAGTGTAATTCACCCTTGTTTGGTGAATAATCCTGGCAACCACAAAACATTATTGCCATACAGGGACAATCCATGAGCAGCCGCTGGGAAGGCATCGACGAGTTCGTCGCCGTGGCCGAGTCTGGCCAGTTCACCGCGGCAGCCGAGCGCATGGGCGTGTCGTCATCGCACATCAGCCGGCAGATCGCCCGCCTTGAGGAACGCCTGCAAACCCGCCTGCTGTACCGCAGTACCCGGCGGGTGACCCTGAGCGAGGCCGGGCAGACCTTCCTGCAACACTGCCAACGCCTGCAGGATGGCCGCGAGGAGGCCCTGCGGGCCATGGGCGACCTGGCCAGCGAGCCGAAGGGCCTGCTGCGCATGACCTGCGCGGTGGCTTACGGCGAGCGCTTCATCGTGCCGCTGGTAACCCGCTTCATGGCGCTGTATCCGCAACTGCGGGTCGAGGTGGAGCTGAGCAATCGCACCCTCGACCTGCTGCACGAAGGCATGGACCTGGCGATCCGCCTGGGGCGCCTGCAGGACTCCCGGCTGGTGGCCACGCGCCTGGCACCACGGCGCATGTACCTGTGCGCCTCACCGGCGTACCTGGAGCGCTATGGCCGGCCGCACAGCCTGTCGGAGCTGGCGCGGCACAACTGCCTGGTCGGCAGCTCGGACCTGTGGGCCTTGCAGCAGGATGGCCGCGAGATCAGCCAGCGGGTGCAAGGCAACTGGCGCTGCAACAGTGGCCAGGCGGTGCTGGATGCGGCGCTGCAGGGCATGGGGCTGTGCCAGTTGCCGGACTACTACGTGCTGGAGCACTTGCACAGTGGCGCGCTGGTGTCGCTGCTCGAGGGGCATCAGCCGCCGAATACGGCGGTTTGGGCGCTGTATCCGCAGCAACGGCACCTGTCGCCGAAGGTGCGGCGGCTGGTGGATTACATGAAGGAAGGGTTGGCGCAGTTGCCGGAGTATCGGGGAGCCTGAACCAATGCTGGGGCGGTTGCACAGCCCTTTCGCGACACAAGGCCGCTCCTACAAGGGGACGCTATTACCTGTAGGAGCGGCCTTGTGTCGCGAAAGGGCCGCACAGCGGCCCCAGCGATTTCAGCGGCGCCCAGCCCAGCGCTGACGCAACCACTCCAAGTCCTCTGGCCGGGTCACCTTGATATTGTCACTGCGCCCTTCGACCAGGCGCGGCGCGTACCCGGCCCACTCGATGGCCGACGACTCGTCAGTGACCGCCACATCCGCCACCAGGCACTCGGCCAGCGCCCGGTGCAACATGCCGAGGCGGAACATCTGCGGGGTGTAGGCTTGCCAGACGGTGCTGCGGTCGACCGTCGCCGCC
The window above is part of the Pseudomonas muyukensis genome. Proteins encoded here:
- a CDS encoding LysR substrate-binding domain-containing protein — encoded protein: MSSRWEGIDEFVAVAESGQFTAAAERMGVSSSHISRQIARLEERLQTRLLYRSTRRVTLSEAGQTFLQHCQRLQDGREEALRAMGDLASEPKGLLRMTCAVAYGERFIVPLVTRFMALYPQLRVEVELSNRTLDLLHEGMDLAIRLGRLQDSRLVATRLAPRRMYLCASPAYLERYGRPHSLSELARHNCLVGSSDLWALQQDGREISQRVQGNWRCNSGQAVLDAALQGMGLCQLPDYYVLEHLHSGALVSLLEGHQPPNTAVWALYPQQRHLSPKVRRLVDYMKEGLAQLPEYRGA
- a CDS encoding S-(hydroxymethyl)glutathione dehydrogenase/class III alcohol dehydrogenase — its product is MIKSRAAVAFEAKKPLEIVEVDVAMPKAGEVLLRVVASGVCHTDAYTLSGADPEGIFPSILGHEGGAIVEAVGEGVTSVAVGDHVIPLYTPECGKCKFCLSGKTNLCQAIRATQGKGLMPDGTTRFSYKGQQLFHYMGTSTFSEYTVLPEISVAKIQKDAPLEKVCLLGCGVTTGIGAVLNTAKVKPGDTVAIFGLGGIGLSAVIGAVKAKASRIIAIDINPAKFEIARQLGATDCINPKDYDRPIQEVIVDLTDGGVDFSFECIGNVQLMRAALECCHKGWGESVIIGVAGAGQEIATRPFQLVTGRVWRGSAFGGVRGRSELPSYVEMSEKGEIPLDTFITHTMGLEDINKAFDLMHEGKSIRSVIHF